In Anaerolineales bacterium, one DNA window encodes the following:
- a CDS encoding DsrE family protein — protein sequence MLDTVVVIRENGMGHSEESLQLKLMGKYLELLAQNDDLPAVLCFYTEGVKLVCEGSPVLEQLQALEAKGVRLILCSTCLDFYNLTDRVKIGIVGGMPDIIEAQMKAAKVITL from the coding sequence ATGTTGGATACCGTTGTCGTGATCAGGGAAAATGGGATGGGCCATTCAGAGGAGTCTCTGCAATTAAAATTGATGGGAAAGTACCTTGAACTGCTGGCTCAAAATGACGACCTGCCCGCCGTGTTGTGTTTTTACACCGAGGGCGTGAAACTGGTTTGTGAAGGTTCGCCTGTTCTCGAGCAATTACAGGCGCTGGAGGCAAAAGGGGTTCGTCTCATCCTGTGCTCAACCTGTCTGGATTTTTACAACCTGACCGACAGGGTAAAAATTGGCATCGTTGGCGGGATGCCCGATATTATCGAAGCGCAGATGAAAGCCGCGAAAGTGATCACACTATAA
- a CDS encoding class I SAM-dependent methyltransferase, protein MPAFDHFALIAPFYARVAYSKVDVMREVASLPVRGTLLDVGGGTGRVASAIRNLVDDVILADVSFGMLKESPRAALKSVCGGSESLPFADNSFERVIMVDALHHVLDHADTAREMFRVVKPGGLLVIEEPDIRTFGVKLIAIAEKMLWMRSHFLAPAEIVKLFGMGESRIKTEDGTAWVIIEK, encoded by the coding sequence ATGCCCGCATTTGACCATTTTGCCCTGATCGCCCCGTTCTATGCACGTGTCGCATATTCCAAAGTGGATGTGATGCGCGAGGTTGCATCCCTGCCTGTGCGCGGGACTTTGCTGGATGTGGGCGGCGGTACAGGACGGGTTGCCTCAGCGATCCGTAATCTTGTGGATGATGTGATCCTTGCTGATGTATCCTTCGGGATGTTGAAAGAATCGCCTCGGGCTGCGCTCAAATCTGTGTGCGGAGGGTCTGAATCATTGCCCTTCGCTGATAATTCCTTCGAGCGCGTTATCATGGTGGATGCGCTCCACCATGTTTTGGACCATGCCGATACCGCCCGTGAGATGTTCCGCGTGGTAAAACCCGGGGGGCTGCTGGTTATCGAAGAACCCGATATCCGCACATTTGGTGTGAAGTTGATCGCAATTGCGGAAAAGATGTTGTGGATGCGGAGTCACTTCCTCGCGCCTGCGGAGATTGTAAAATTATTTGGAATGGGGGAATCTCGTATTAAGACGGAAGATGGAACGGCATGGGTAATTATTGAAAAATAA
- a CDS encoding acyl-CoA dehydrogenase family protein, which yields MDFDLNDEQKAWRRIVHDFVAKVVRPKAHEVDERGEFNWDAVHQGGPIGLLGLSIPEAYGGSDVDGVSLVIAMEELGWGCGSTALAFAAHNGLGSAPIARYGSEELKKKWLPMVAEGKNKLGALALTEPGAGSDLKGGVSTKAEKAGNEWSINGAKMWCTNASIAEYILTLVRTDPKGGSKSLSMILVPTNSKGLSIGPAEKKMGMRGSPTHAVTYDNVRVPLENMVGPEGHGLQQTLSTLDAGRISIGAISVGLARGAMEEAVNYARERKAFGQSISGFQATQFKLSNMEMEIELARTYLYKAAWLKDLGRPYNKEAAIAKLYATEMAERVIYDAIQIHGGYGYSREYNVERMYRDARLMTIGEGTSEIQRMVIARHVLSSE from the coding sequence ATGGATTTCGATCTGAATGACGAGCAAAAGGCATGGAGGAGGATCGTTCATGATTTTGTGGCGAAGGTGGTAAGGCCCAAAGCGCATGAAGTGGACGAGAGGGGGGAATTCAACTGGGATGCAGTCCATCAGGGTGGACCGATCGGTTTGCTCGGCTTGAGCATCCCTGAAGCCTACGGCGGCTCGGACGTGGATGGGGTATCCCTCGTCATCGCCATGGAGGAGCTGGGCTGGGGCTGCGGCTCCACGGCGCTGGCGTTTGCCGCCCACAATGGACTTGGATCCGCCCCGATTGCCCGCTATGGAAGTGAAGAATTGAAAAAAAAGTGGCTTCCCATGGTTGCGGAAGGTAAAAATAAACTTGGCGCGCTGGCGCTCACGGAACCTGGAGCAGGCTCAGACCTTAAAGGCGGCGTAAGCACCAAGGCGGAAAAGGCCGGGAATGAATGGAGTATCAATGGCGCAAAGATGTGGTGCACGAATGCGAGCATTGCGGAATACATTCTTACGCTCGTCCGCACAGACCCAAAGGGCGGCTCGAAGTCATTGAGCATGATCCTCGTCCCAACAAATTCAAAGGGCTTGAGCATTGGACCCGCTGAAAAAAAGATGGGCATGCGCGGCTCCCCCACGCATGCAGTGACCTACGACAACGTGCGTGTACCTTTGGAGAATATGGTCGGTCCAGAGGGACATGGTCTGCAACAGACTTTGTCCACGCTGGATGCGGGACGCATCAGCATTGGTGCGATCTCAGTGGGACTGGCACGCGGGGCTATGGAGGAAGCGGTCAACTATGCACGCGAACGCAAGGCGTTTGGGCAGTCCATTTCAGGGTTTCAGGCAACCCAGTTCAAACTGTCAAACATGGAGATGGAAATTGAACTGGCCCGCACGTATCTATACAAAGCCGCATGGCTTAAAGACCTGGGACGTCCCTACAACAAGGAGGCGGCAATCGCAAAGCTCTATGCGACCGAAATGGCGGAACGGGTCATTTACGATGCCATTCAAATCCATGGCGGGTATGGATACAGCCGCGAATACAATGTGGAAAGAATGTACCGCGATGCGCGTTTGATGACCATCGGCGAGGGGACGAGCGAAATTCAACGAATGGTGATCGCAAGGCACGTGTTGTCGAGCGAGTAA
- a CDS encoding DUF2007 domain-containing protein produces MNDMKYELLVELNNRMEADLLKSYLESQGIDVELFQESIGQSAYPVGITGLGSVQVFVPKEKIKKASKALKLFLNEEK; encoded by the coding sequence ATGAACGATATGAAGTATGAATTGCTTGTTGAATTGAACAACCGCATGGAAGCGGACTTGCTCAAGAGTTACCTTGAATCGCAGGGTATCGACGTGGAGCTGTTTCAAGAATCCATTGGGCAGAGCGCCTACCCCGTTGGGATCACGGGGCTGGGGAGCGTGCAGGTGTTCGTGCCCAAGGAAAAGATCAAAAAGGCAAGCAAGGCACTGAAACTATTTCTGAATGAGGAAAAATAA